A genome region from Cyprinus carpio isolate SPL01 chromosome B23, ASM1834038v1, whole genome shotgun sequence includes the following:
- the LOC122141884 gene encoding serine/threonine-protein kinase 35-like — translation MELRHGTQGRIKTRLRRSCKRAKPPSAHMRRDASKVLRPLPVATNEDDEELMEEEDCFSTGFLKRDSPHPAVFLKTPRYSLIREVGRGSYGVVYEAVARRSGARLAVKKLRCDAPEKVELALAEFWALASLEKKHENVVQLEECVLQRNGMAQKMSHGNKRNKQYLRLVETSLKGERILGYPEEPCYLWFVMEFCDGGDLNQYILSRRPDPRTNRSFMKQMTSAVAFLHKNNIVHRDLKPDNILISQKSGDPVIKVADFGLSKVCAGLSCMESEGDNQVNKNMVNINKFWLSSACGSDFYMAPEVWEGHYTAKADIFALGIIIWAMIERITFIDAESKRELLGTYVRQGTEIVPVGEALLENPKMVLNIPQKTRSIMSEGVKRLLQDMLAVNPQDRPDASQLEVRMDQVTWAA, via the exons ATGGAGCTGCGCCACGGCACACAGGGGAGAATAAAAACGCGCCTCCGACGGAGCTGCAAGCGAGCCAAGCCGCCCAGCGCACACATGAGGCGGGATGCCAGTAAAGTCCTGCGCCCGCTGCCCGTGGCGACCAACGAGGATGATGAGGAGCTCATGGAGGAGGAGGACTGTTTCTCCACGGGCTTCCTCAAGCGTGACAGTCCCCATCCCGCGGTGTTCCTCAAGACGCCCAGGTACAGCTTGATCCGGGAGGTGGGTCGCGGGAGCTACGGTGTGGTGTACGAGGCCGTCGCCCGCAGGTCCGGAGCCCGGCTGGCGGTGAAGAAGCTCCGCTGCGACGCGCCCGAGAAAGTGGAGCTGGCGCTCGCGGAGTTCTGGGCCCTGGCGAGCCTGGAGAAGAAGCACGAGAATGTGGTGCAGCTGGAGGAGTGCGTGCTGCAAAGAAACGGCATGGCACAGAAAATGAGCCACGGGAACAAACGAAACAAGCAGTATTTGAGATTAGTGGAAACTTCACTCAAAG GTGAGCGTATCTTGGGTTACCCAGAGGAACCGTGTTATCTTTGGTTTGTTATGGAGTTCTGCGACGGCGGCGATCTCAACCAGTACATCCTCTCGCGGCGGCCTGATCCACGGACCAACCGTAGTTTCATGAAGCAGATGACCAGTGCTGTGGCCTTCCTCCATAAGAACAACATCGTCCACCGGGACCTCAAACCAGACAACATTCTCATCTCGCAGAAATCCGGCGATCCGGTCATCAAGGTCGCCGACTTCGGCCTCAGCAAGGTTTGCGCGGGACTCAGCTGCATGGAGAGCGAAGGCGACAACCAGGTGAACAAAAACATGGTGAACATTAACAAATTCTGGCTGTCGTCAGCATGCGGCTCTGACTTCTACATGGCTCCGGAGGTGTGGGAGGGCCACTACACCGCCAAAGCGGACATTTTCGCACTCGGCATCATCATTTGGGCCATGATTGAGCGGATCACGTTCATCGACGCCGAGTCCAAGCGAGAGCTCCTCGGCACGTACGTCCGCCAGGGGACCGAGATCGTCCCGGTGGGCGAGGCCCTGCTGGAGAACCCAAAGATGGTCCTGAACATCCCGCAGAAGACGCGGAGCATCATGTCTGAAGGCGTCAAGCGGCTTCTGCAGGACATGTTGGCGGTCAACCCGCAGGACCGGCCTGACGCGTCTCAGTTGGAGGTTAGAATGGACCAAGTCACATGGGCGGCGTAA